A segment of the Phoenix dactylifera cultivar Barhee BC4 chromosome 15, palm_55x_up_171113_PBpolish2nd_filt_p, whole genome shotgun sequence genome:
TTCACTAAATACCATGTGTATATGGGCACTTTGATTTTTAGGAACTCTGCATGCTGGCACTTTTTAACATTAAGAGGCCATGACAGAGCAAGACACTGCCTAGTACTCTGAGAAATGGAGAGTCCTCAAGTCAGCTACAAAAGAAGGCACTTAATAATCAACCGTTAGAAGCACTAGAAAATATTAGCCCAAAATGTTTAGACTCCAGTAAAGCTTCTCCTATATTTCTATCCTTTCAAAAATATGATTTACAATATAAACATAATTTCTGTTTAATGTAAAGTTCAGCTGCACGGTCAACTTAGTCTAGTAGTTAACATGTATCCCTGATATGTTTATATAGTTTCAAATGTATGTATTGTATATATGCCACTCTTCTCCGGTTTTCCCTGGAGGTTTTGATGCTGGAAACTTAAGAAAATCTGGACACTTGGCATGTGCAAACTGTCTACATAATAGTGGCACAGATGCTGGTGCAAGGTCAAAGTCATTCAGTTCACATGCACAGGTGACAGCATCCAGAAGTAAGAAAATGAACATAAAGCAAAACACAAGTGCAAAAGGACCACATATGTAAATTGACAGGCACTAAAAGAAACAGAGATTATGTCTAACAAGCATGTGTAGTTATACCCTTCTTATCTCTGCAGCTGAAACACAAATCATATGGGGAGGAAGCTCCTCTCGCTCCAAGTCCTACAAGATAAGAAACCAAATGAGGCAATACCCACATTCCCAAGAACACATGAATAGTCAATTaagcaagagaaaataataCCAGCTCTCCAATTAACACAACATTCTCTCCACGAATCACATATAGACCTAATGGGATATCGCAATACAAATCTCCCACAATTACTCGCTCACAAGCACCTTCAAGAACAGCATTTGCTGTGAAAAGATGACAGTTCCACAATAAGCATCTGCGCATGGAAGCACAAATACAACACTATTTGTAAAACAAAGCCATGAAAGATGTATACCAAATTGGTCGAAAGAGCGAAGAATTCCCAAAAGCTTTCTTCCATCACGTAGCAAGACAAGAAGCTTTTCTGTCAAATGAAGTAAATTACATGAGAAAATGGACGAGTTGCATGTGTCCAATCCAACACAGTACAGTATAACAAACTGTTTAAAACAGATTGAGACCTTGGTACTATGCATGTCACTAATGGATTCCAAAATACAAACCAAAATTCACCTATTTTGATGGTCTTtaacctatgcatcaagtgggTACAAAAATGAATGATATTAAATGCACTAGCAAAATATATAATAGGGTATACAAATTGAAATCCACTTTATTGATCATgatctacacatcttaaaaGATGGGTAGATTTAAATTGACCAGGTTTTGATAATTAAATGCCAGCAAAACACAATATTATACTagcaaaatcattcattttACCATCCACTTGATGCTTACGTTGGATATTACCAAAGTAGGTGATTTTTGGTTTCTAAGCATATTTATAGTGTAGATCGGCTTTAATGGTCTGAATTGCATCATTGGTTTtgaatcattattttttttcccgAAACATTTAACATAAAGTATGCAATCCTACTCATAAATATGTATGTATAGATATATACATAGATACACACATACTTATGTACATATATAACATATAAATACATTTATAcatctacacacacacacatataaagATGATGCTGTATAGACCATGTATTACCAAAGGAGTAGAGAAACGTTTACACTAGCTATTGAAAAAAGGCTCTGACTACCCAGCCACCATTTTCAATGGTGAACACAATGTACGAAAAATCAGATACTGGGCAATTAGCAGCCAGAGGGTTACATAGCAGGTAGCAAATAGCGGGCACTATGTAACCAAAGCAGGCTGCTATAAATTATcagtatttttaattatttagcaAAAATTGATACACATcaatttcatgaaaaaaataatgaaaacatCAAAGGCAAGGCTATAAAACATCATCCATCTAATATCTTAACATCATTACAACATCCATACAATGTAAAGATCTGCATTCTAATGACAAATATCATCATCCATAAAACATAATAACATATAGAATTAAAATGTCCAGAATTGCACAACATCAGCCATAAAATAATAATGTCCACAATTGCATAACATCAACTATAGAAAAAAGATATATAAAGTGTATGATTTCATCTATTTTACTTTAATAAATTTTGCTCCGTGCCAGTGGACCTGGCACAAGGGTTGAGGA
Coding sequences within it:
- the LOC103716310 gene encoding sm-like protein LSM1B → MSWAGPEDIFLSTSLASYLDKKLLVLLRDGRKLLGILRSFDQFANAVLEGACERVIVGDLYCDIPLGLYVIRGENVVLIGELDLEREELPPHMICVSAAEIRRAQKAERDATDLKGSMRKRMEFLDLD